A single window of Aspergillus puulaauensis MK2 DNA, chromosome 5, nearly complete sequence DNA harbors:
- a CDS encoding uncharacterized protein (SECRETED:SignalP(1-18);~antiSMASH:Cluster_5.9) gives MKAATVISALAIATGAAAAGVQCGENYAPVSNIKNCINFLKDKGTAQCKVGGSYGGFCKDGDAVILGHGTTETNCQNIAAAAEAVLGQCTSGSTAGGRSTIGGNDNIYITVKHA, from the exons ATGAAGGCCGCTACCGTCATCTCTGCCCTTGCCATCGCCACCGgcgccgctgctgccggcGTCCAGTGCGGCGAGAACTACGCTCCCGTCAGCAACATCAAGAACTgcatcaacttcctcaagGACAAGGGCACCGCTCAGTGCAAGGTTGGCGGCAGCTACGGCGGCTTCTGCAAGGATGGAGATGCTGTGATCCTTGGCCACGGTACCACCGAGACTAACTG CCAAAAcattgctgccgctgccgagGCCGTTCTCGGACAGTGCACTAGCGGTAGCACCGCTGGAG GACGTTCTACCATCGGTGGTAACGACAACATCTACATCACCGTCAAGCACGCCTAG
- a CDS encoding glutathione S-transferase family protein (COG:O;~EggNog:ENOG410PTCT;~InterPro:IPR036249,IPR036282,IPR004045;~PFAM:PF13409,PF13410,PF13417;~antiSMASH:Cluster_5.9;~go_function: GO:0005515 - protein binding [Evidence IEA];~go_process: GO:0006749 - glutathione metabolic process [Evidence IEA]) yields MAALREPEIVLYDLACTKNICFSPVVWRIRLMLNYKRIAYRTIFLEFQDIEPTLKELGIPPATTESTIKYTVPTIHHIPSNKYIMESAQIAEFLESTYPDPPVPLTSALGREIESKARAVVGTIFGKSIMAREVNILSPQAGEYFRQTREPKIGRRLEELLANEDETWDAADGDIRAVGGLMQRNKADGPFLLGDRPSYTDFFIAGALQNARVIDEGVFQRISKYDGYKQIYEACLPYMEKED; encoded by the exons ATGGCCGCCCTACGTGAGCCCGAGATCGTTCTCTACGACCTGGCGTGCACCAAGAACATCTGCTTCTCGCCCGTGGTCTGGCGCATCCGCCTCATGCTGAACTACAAGCGCATCGCCTACAGGACTATCTTCCTTGAATTCCAGGACATCGAGCCAACACTGAAAGAGCT CGGCATTCCCCCCGCCACCACAGAGTCCACAATAAAATACACCGTGCCCACAATCCACCACATCCCAAGCAACAAATACATCATGGAATCCGCGCAGATCGCAGAGTTTCTCGAATCAACATACCCCGACCCACCCGTCCCACTAACCTCCGCACTCGGCCGCGAGATCGAGTCCAAGGCGCGCGCCGTCGTCGGCACCATCTTCGGGAAGTCCATTATGGCGCGCGAGGTAAATATCCTGTCACCCCAGGCGGGGGAATACTTCCGCCAGACGCGCGAGCCCAAAATCGGACGTCGGCTTGAAGAGTTACTCGCGAACGAGGACGAAACCTGGGACGCGGCGGATGGAGATATTCGTGCCGTTGGCGGCCTCATGCAAAGGAATAAGGCCGATGGGCCGTTTTTGCTGGGTGATCGGCCTAGCTACACTGACTTTTTTATTGCTGGGGCTCTTCAGAATGCGAGGGTTATTGATGAGGGGGTGTTTCAGCGGATCTCTAAGTATGATGGATATAAACAGATTTATGAGGCGTGTTTGCCTTatatggagaaggaggattga